One segment of Sandaracinaceae bacterium DNA contains the following:
- the amt gene encoding ammonium transporter — protein MKRISPWLLAGALLATPSIALADDVDPGVFTANNVWMMVCTALVFMMHLGFATLETGLTRSKNTVNVLFKNTFIVCMGLLTYYVVGFNLMYPGAAWVMPGEFLGFSGFGLTLPENGVTAAYAAGGYTYWTDFLFQGMFAATCATIISGAVAERVKLTSFMLAATLFVAFVYPIAGSWKWGYGWLHDMGFHDFAGSTLVHSVGGWGALVAVFLLGPRIGKYAKDGSVMPIPGGSMPLATIGALVLWMGWFGFNGGSVLSADPAMTSFVLVTTSLGAASGGMGALVAYMFVSKKPDLSMLLNGILAGLVGITAGADVITPMEALIIGFIAGCLVVGAVLFFDKIKLDDPVGATSVHLVCGVWGTLAVGIFGEGKSFTAQLTGVAAYGAFTVVCSFLIFGIIKKTMGLRVSEEEEIEGLDIGEHGMHAYDMGSISAHSGGSSSESASMSGMSSEAAAV, from the coding sequence ATGAAACGAATCTCACCATGGCTATTGGCGGGGGCACTCCTCGCGACCCCCAGCATCGCTCTCGCAGATGACGTGGACCCTGGCGTCTTCACTGCCAACAACGTGTGGATGATGGTCTGCACGGCGCTCGTGTTCATGATGCACTTGGGCTTCGCGACCCTGGAGACGGGCCTCACACGCTCGAAGAACACGGTCAACGTGCTGTTCAAGAACACGTTCATCGTCTGCATGGGCCTCCTCACCTACTACGTCGTCGGCTTCAACCTGATGTACCCCGGCGCCGCCTGGGTGATGCCCGGGGAGTTCCTCGGGTTCTCGGGGTTCGGCCTGACGCTGCCCGAGAACGGCGTGACCGCCGCGTACGCCGCGGGTGGATACACCTACTGGACCGACTTCCTCTTCCAGGGGATGTTCGCCGCCACCTGCGCCACGATCATCTCGGGTGCCGTGGCCGAGCGCGTGAAGCTGACGAGCTTCATGCTCGCCGCCACCCTCTTCGTGGCGTTCGTGTACCCCATCGCGGGCTCGTGGAAGTGGGGCTACGGTTGGCTCCACGACATGGGCTTCCACGACTTCGCTGGCTCCACGCTGGTGCACTCGGTGGGTGGCTGGGGAGCCCTCGTGGCCGTGTTCTTGCTCGGGCCCCGCATCGGCAAGTACGCCAAGGACGGCAGCGTGATGCCGATCCCCGGCGGTAGCATGCCGCTCGCGACCATCGGCGCGCTGGTGCTCTGGATGGGCTGGTTCGGCTTCAACGGCGGCTCGGTGCTCTCGGCGGATCCGGCGATGACCTCGTTCGTCCTGGTCACCACCTCGCTCGGGGCTGCCTCGGGCGGCATGGGCGCGCTCGTCGCCTACATGTTCGTCTCGAAGAAGCCCGACCTCTCCATGCTGCTCAACGGCATCCTCGCGGGCCTGGTGGGCATCACCGCGGGCGCAGACGTCATCACGCCGATGGAGGCCTTGATCATCGGCTTCATCGCCGGCTGCCTGGTGGTCGGGGCCGTGCTCTTCTTCGACAAGATCAAGCTCGACGACCCGGTCGGCGCCACCAGCGTCCACTTGGTGTGTGGCGTGTGGGGCACCCTGGCGGTCGGCATCTTCGGCGAGGGCAAGTCCTTCACCGCGCAGCTGACCGGCGTGGCCGCCTATGGCGCGTTCACCGTGGTCTGCTCGTTCCTCATCTTCGGCATCATCAAGAAGACGATGGGCCTGCGGGTCAGCGAGGAAGAGGAGATCGAGGGCCTCGACATCGGCGAGCACGGGATGCACGCCTACGACATGGGGTCGATCTCGGCGCACTCCGGTGGGTCTTCGTCCGAGTCTGCCTCCATGAGTGGCATGAGCTCCGAGGCGGCCGCGGTCTGA
- a CDS encoding NAD(P)-binding domain-containing protein, producing MKRAPHEARASRDVGVAVVGGGEFGRSLATAVARSAGAVLHYSRSGNALVDAEVEGTVYATSDLADLRDAELLFLAVPSPYVDDVARSLDQHLDGRHMLVHVSRGLATGDGAGTGALTLVTLSETLRTLTACRRVGALAGPLVPESLATTKPGGAIIGTPFPEVADAVRAALGGPSMRLYDTDDLLGVEIASACVGVLAIAVGVARGLGVGPGALALLCTRGMAEATRVGLEVGAEASTFAGLAGFGDLVACVAGDDRVELGLGQRLAQGHGVAGALSELGGHVEGVLLAPRIAHFAEEAGLDTPILAAIAALVGGALGPQEALASLMARIVHKE from the coding sequence ATGAAGCGCGCACCGCACGAAGCCCGGGCCAGCCGCGACGTGGGCGTCGCCGTGGTGGGCGGCGGCGAGTTCGGCCGCTCGCTGGCCACCGCCGTGGCGCGCTCTGCGGGCGCCGTCCTGCACTACTCTCGCTCGGGCAACGCGCTGGTGGACGCCGAGGTCGAGGGCACGGTGTACGCCACCTCGGATCTCGCTGACCTGCGCGACGCCGAGTTGCTCTTCCTGGCCGTGCCGAGCCCCTACGTGGACGACGTGGCGCGCAGCCTCGACCAGCACCTCGATGGGCGCCACATGCTGGTGCACGTGAGCCGCGGGCTGGCCACCGGCGACGGCGCGGGCACCGGGGCGCTCACGCTGGTGACCCTGAGCGAGACCCTGCGCACCCTCACCGCCTGCCGCCGGGTGGGCGCGCTGGCCGGGCCGCTGGTGCCCGAGTCGCTGGCCACCACCAAGCCGGGCGGCGCCATCATCGGAACCCCCTTCCCCGAGGTGGCCGACGCGGTCCGCGCCGCGCTGGGTGGGCCGAGCATGCGCCTGTACGACACGGACGACCTGCTGGGCGTGGAGATCGCCAGCGCCTGCGTGGGCGTGCTGGCCATCGCCGTGGGCGTGGCGCGCGGGCTGGGCGTGGGCCCCGGCGCCCTCGCGCTGCTGTGCACACGCGGCATGGCCGAGGCCACGCGCGTGGGGCTCGAGGTGGGCGCAGAAGCCAGCACCTTCGCGGGGTTGGCGGGCTTCGGCGACCTGGTGGCCTGCGTGGCCGGCGACGACCGCGTGGAGCTGGGCCTCGGTCAGCGCCTGGCTCAGGGCCACGGCGTGGCCGGCGCGCTCTCCGAGCTGGGTGGCCACGTGGAGGGCGTGTTGCTGGCGCCCCGCATCGCGCACTTCGCCGAAGAGGCCGGACTCGACACTCCCATCCTCGCCGCGATCGCCGCGCTGGTGGGCGGCGCCCTCGGTCCCCAGGAGGCCCTCGCGTCCCTCATGGCGCGCATCGTCCACAAGGAGTAA
- a CDS encoding glutamine synthetase produces the protein MTTDLLESLAQRGLRKVKVGGFDVDGLLRGKFIHPDKLPGALGKGFGFCDVIFGWDITDALYDNATVTGWHSGYPDALARVDPSTLRVLPQEPDTAHFLVDFYTPDGKPHPACPRNLLKRLIARAEASGYRPKFGAEFEFWVFRETPQTLEQKSYAGLDPLSPGMFGYSLVRAGQHAEFVHDMLDTLAAYGIPLEGLHTETGPGVWEACIPYDDALPAADKAALLKTTLKLVAARHGLAITFMAKWNAALPGSSGHLHQSLWDSTGETNLFGDPKGLYGLSTLAQQYLAGVVDTGPELTALYAPFVNSYKRYVPGVWAPMTAGWGFENRTSMVRVIGGGGAAGSVSATRLELRQTGADINPYIAMATSLGAGLHGIEQGLTLPPETRGDASSQGRPVPPTLEHAVDALRGSERAKQILGEAFVDHYVRTRDWEAREYRKAVSQWELRRYFEAV, from the coding sequence GTGACGACAGACCTCCTCGAGTCCCTCGCACAGCGCGGCCTCCGCAAGGTGAAGGTCGGCGGGTTCGACGTCGACGGCCTCCTGCGCGGCAAGTTCATCCACCCGGACAAGCTGCCCGGGGCGCTCGGCAAGGGCTTCGGCTTCTGCGACGTGATCTTCGGCTGGGACATCACCGACGCGCTGTACGACAACGCCACGGTCACTGGCTGGCACAGCGGCTACCCGGACGCGCTCGCGCGCGTGGACCCGAGCACCCTGCGCGTGCTGCCCCAAGAGCCGGACACGGCGCACTTCCTGGTGGACTTCTACACGCCCGACGGGAAGCCGCACCCAGCCTGCCCGCGCAACCTGCTGAAGCGTTTGATCGCGCGCGCCGAGGCCAGCGGCTACCGCCCCAAGTTCGGCGCCGAGTTCGAGTTCTGGGTGTTCCGCGAGACGCCGCAGACGCTCGAGCAGAAGAGCTATGCCGGGCTCGACCCGCTCAGCCCGGGCATGTTCGGCTACTCGCTGGTGCGCGCGGGCCAGCACGCCGAGTTCGTGCACGACATGCTGGACACGCTCGCGGCGTACGGCATCCCGCTCGAGGGCCTGCACACCGAGACGGGCCCCGGCGTGTGGGAGGCGTGCATTCCCTATGACGACGCGCTGCCCGCCGCCGACAAGGCCGCGCTGCTGAAGACCACGCTCAAGCTCGTGGCCGCGCGCCACGGGTTGGCCATCACGTTCATGGCCAAGTGGAACGCGGCGCTGCCCGGCTCGAGCGGGCACCTGCACCAGTCGCTGTGGGACTCCACCGGGGAGACCAACCTGTTCGGTGACCCGAAGGGCCTCTACGGGCTGAGCACGCTGGCGCAGCAGTACCTCGCTGGCGTGGTGGACACGGGGCCCGAGCTGACCGCGCTGTATGCGCCCTTCGTGAACAGCTACAAGCGCTACGTGCCCGGCGTGTGGGCGCCCATGACCGCGGGCTGGGGCTTCGAGAACCGCACTAGCATGGTGCGCGTCATCGGCGGCGGCGGGGCTGCCGGCAGCGTGTCGGCCACGCGCCTCGAGCTGCGCCAGACCGGCGCGGACATCAACCCGTACATCGCCATGGCCACGTCGCTGGGCGCGGGCCTGCACGGCATCGAGCAGGGCCTCACGCTGCCGCCCGAGACGCGCGGCGACGCCAGCAGCCAGGGCCGGCCGGTGCCGCCCACGCTGGAGCACGCGGTGGATGCGCTGCGTGGCAGCGAGCGCGCCAAGCAGATCCTGGGCGAGGCGTTCGTGGACCACTACGTGCGCACGCGCGACTGGGAAGCCCGCGAGTACCGCAAGGCCGTCAGCCAGTGGGAGCTGCGCCGTTACTTCGAGGCGGTCTGA
- a CDS encoding 1-acyl-sn-glycerol-3-phosphate acyltransferase produces MALGRRFSERPLRLPRFRAYVPAPDAPAIYWFNSERDDIVREVVERVGGVHGASARAVELMLNDAALHEVRRLTSQRDEETHESLGFWKGVSRSIARMSDVEKQRTLGTVAERMARDVAGNFDPRVFEMATAAGPKMLSAIMQPSRVPKDLASGSSAIDELLTVEGDVAHLRRLQEHGTLVYVPTHSSNLDSMVLAQALERKGLSPVVYGAGKNLFTNPIIAFGMHNLGAYRVDRRIRARLYKDVLKAYASVMVERGYHSLFFPGGTRSRSGLIEQRLKLGLLGSAVEAFSRNQVQGLERRVYIVPTTINYALVLEAETLVEDWLKEEGQARYIITDDEFSRIERWYDFFRRMRDQRAACVIRFGAPVDPYGNPVDADGRSLTPSGRVIDPGSYVLRGGEPTLDVARDQAYTRELGDVLSARFLSDTVLMTTNVVAHALFRHLVRETPSVDLFSRLRLRGDITIERGALRREVGQLRDALVELERRGQVRVSNLVRTADPETLVERALSVWLGYHKRIAAREVGSYVSAEDPTLLIYYQNRLVPFATQVAKDLDAPTQRAAHEIARIGAHR; encoded by the coding sequence ATGGCACTCGGTCGCCGCTTCTCCGAACGCCCCCTCCGGCTGCCCCGCTTCCGGGCCTACGTGCCCGCGCCCGACGCGCCGGCCATCTACTGGTTCAACAGCGAGCGCGACGACATCGTGCGCGAGGTGGTGGAGCGCGTGGGTGGCGTGCACGGGGCGAGCGCCCGCGCCGTGGAGCTCATGCTGAACGACGCCGCGCTGCACGAGGTGCGCCGCCTCACCTCGCAGCGCGACGAGGAGACCCACGAGTCGCTGGGCTTCTGGAAGGGCGTCAGCCGCAGCATCGCGCGCATGAGCGACGTGGAGAAGCAGCGCACGCTGGGCACCGTGGCCGAGCGCATGGCGCGCGACGTGGCCGGCAACTTCGACCCGCGCGTGTTCGAGATGGCCACCGCCGCGGGGCCCAAGATGCTGAGCGCCATCATGCAGCCCTCGCGCGTGCCCAAGGACCTCGCGTCCGGCAGCAGCGCCATCGACGAGCTGCTCACGGTGGAGGGCGACGTGGCCCACCTGCGGCGCCTGCAGGAGCACGGCACCCTGGTGTACGTACCCACGCACTCGTCCAACCTGGACTCCATGGTGCTGGCGCAGGCGCTCGAGCGGAAGGGCCTCTCGCCGGTGGTCTACGGCGCGGGCAAGAACCTCTTCACCAACCCCATCATCGCCTTCGGCATGCACAACCTGGGCGCATACCGGGTGGACCGCCGCATCCGCGCGCGCCTCTACAAAGACGTCCTCAAGGCCTACGCGTCGGTCATGGTGGAGCGCGGCTACCACTCGTTGTTCTTCCCGGGTGGCACGCGCTCGCGCTCGGGGCTCATCGAGCAGCGCCTCAAGCTGGGCCTCTTGGGCTCGGCCGTGGAGGCCTTCTCGCGCAACCAGGTGCAGGGGCTCGAGCGGCGCGTCTACATCGTGCCCACCACCATCAACTACGCGCTGGTGCTGGAGGCCGAGACGCTGGTGGAGGACTGGCTCAAGGAAGAGGGCCAGGCGCGCTACATCATCACGGACGACGAGTTCTCGCGCATCGAGCGCTGGTACGACTTCTTCCGCCGCATGCGCGACCAGCGGGCCGCGTGTGTCATCCGCTTCGGCGCACCGGTGGACCCTTATGGCAACCCGGTGGACGCCGACGGACGCTCGCTCACGCCCAGCGGGCGCGTCATCGACCCGGGCAGCTACGTGCTGCGCGGCGGCGAGCCCACGCTCGACGTGGCGCGCGACCAGGCCTACACGCGCGAGCTGGGCGACGTGCTGTCCGCGCGCTTCCTGTCGGACACGGTGCTCATGACCACCAACGTGGTGGCGCACGCGCTGTTCCGGCACCTGGTGCGCGAGACGCCTTCGGTAGACCTCTTCTCGCGGCTGCGCCTGCGCGGCGACATCACCATCGAGCGGGGCGCGCTGCGGCGCGAGGTGGGGCAGCTGCGTGATGCGCTGGTGGAGCTCGAGCGGCGGGGCCAGGTGCGCGTGAGCAACCTGGTACGCACGGCGGACCCGGAGACGCTGGTCGAGCGCGCGCTCAGCGTGTGGCTCGGCTACCACAAGCGCATCGCCGCGCGCGAGGTGGGCAGCTACGTGAGCGCCGAGGACCCCACGCTGCTCATCTACTACCAGAACAGGTTGGTGCCGTTCGCCACGCAGGTGGCGAAGGACCTGGACGCCCCCACGCAGCGCGCGGCCCACGAGATCGCGCGCATTGGAGCGCACCGATGA